A stretch of Hydractinia symbiolongicarpus strain clone_291-10 chromosome 9, HSymV2.1, whole genome shotgun sequence DNA encodes these proteins:
- the LOC130656603 gene encoding uncharacterized protein LOC130656603, whose amino-acid sequence MGDFAKYNKVRKSVVRTANKLITRGETIISSYTDNVADVRQIESIRDTLMEKIAKVAELNESIMDCLTEQDDIDKEEDSSTEEMMMLKDKLRLFESFLEKRSAKKDFSEAGSTFSHSKLIKLPRLHLQPFDGHPENWSTFWDSFECAVHTNDDISDVQKMTYLKNLVEGPAASCIAGFRLSNENYKTVVDLLKERYNNKQLLISAHMKKLLKLEQANNLTNIETLRNVFDNVETQVRSLENLDVTSENYGPLLIPVLMSKLPEELNLIISRQFNDKDCWDMKLVLRALKSEIEVREKSAYSLQQPHDNNPFSSSALPVHYSHQSNRDLPHNQYQNNQHNYRNHQNNQNNYRCIFCDKSHKSQQCRIITNFDARKNVLRDKKRCFVCLKGGHLAKSCYSKISCLKCSGRHHVAICDKKRDVDQGRRDKDGTEQEKPENVAGATSLVTSSNSLDIPSSVMLQTAKVKVVNTTDPSKIENTRILFDNCSQLSYISPELCEKLQLKVVGKREICIRIFGKHSFKETLDRVQFSVIGLDGDKINVDCYVKNICHPLTGQNFNDCLKYKHLKDLRLADSNCNNRDLKVDVLLGADNYWKFFDGGIVRGEDGPVALNSKVGYIVSGRIGSSEGSRSAVLVANVLKIGAEFVEDKLDNQLEKFWSFENAGIEEQPAVENFCENVKFSAQTKRYEVRLPFKDDHDVLPDNYCVSSKRLESLRHKLKNNPELLRNYNSILKEQLEQGIIERVTNDDCTKRQVHYLPHRPVIRDDKPSTKVRMVFDASSKSVGLSSLNDCLYAGPSLTEPLYNVLLRFRSHKVAFIADIEKAFLQISLHPTDRDFVRFIWFKDLHNLSDQNIETAEIGIYRLSRVLFGVSSSPFLLSATLIKHAESFNHVDPLFVQKLLSSLHVDDLTSGGATVNAAHDFYQKCKQRLAEANFNLHKFHSNSEELEQLVTKPHVAHTGHVTKVLGVLWDKKKDSLLFTFDDILSLAKDIPTKRQLIKFTASIYDPLGLINPIVMRLKTLFQKTCVGKIGWDIELSGQVLDEWRVTYNDFKSFSHLNVPRCYDGGNIVDVQLHGFSDASLKGYGACVYLRFEHADGSFFTKLVTSKSRIAPIKPVTIPRLELYGAVMLAKLVKYVRDELSLVYDISVTRCWIDSSIGLYWIKNVNKKYEVVVERRVGIIRDLVSPDSWFHVESKANPADILSRGCLVSELVNNNLWFSGPDFLRDTNISASSFNFSNFKVDDSTCLIVGNDESEESTEEEIDLNFMNIARYSNYTRLLRITALVLRFVGNLRKKRRKEELVLHTFVTKDEQLHAEKLWIKYAQKDIIQLPSYKQLQKDLRFQNIDGIIRCKGRLENAPLDFDTKFPIFLPKKNPLTRLVILHYHVQVLHNGLKETLNAIRSKFWIPKARNYIKQLIRQCYLCRYYEGKSYAYPVSPALPKSRLSNHHPFKHTGLDYAGPLYVRNVYHGGSMYKAWVFLFTCTSTRALHLDLVPDASSSGCIRSLRRFFSEREAAPWWGGMFERLVRSVKRCLKKTLHNTRLSYEELLTVLAEIQAVINNRPLTFLYENIGEQPLTPNHLLFGRKINLEASHIDSDENEKDLCQRYDHLQRIINHYWNRWKCEYLTELREYHRVGKSRGETSIRINDVVLIEEAKQPRQNWKMGVVEEFVPSRDGKKRGAVVRYVLNGNTHTIRRPINKLYPVELAKDEAEKKEEVNITFIDENDIITNI is encoded by the exons atgggtgATTTCGCGAAGTACAACAAAGTTAGAAAGTCTGTTGTTAGAACTGCAAACAAATTAATTACAAGGGGAGAGACAATTATTTCGTCATATACCGATAATGTTGCAGATGTTCGTCAAATTGAGTCGATCCGTGATACTTTGATGgaaaaaatagcgaaagttgCTGAACTAAACGAGTCGATTATGGATTGCTTGACAGAGCAGGATGATATCGACAAGGAAGAAGATTCTAGTACGGAGGAAATGATGATGTTAAAGGATAAACTTCGTCTGTTTGaatcatttttagaaaaacGATCAGCCAAAAAGGATTTTTCAGAAGCAGGAAGCACTTTCAGCCACAGTAAACTAATAAAATTGCCTCGCTTACATTTACAGCCCTTTGATGGGCATCCGGAAAACTGGTCGACTTTCTGGGATAGCTTTGAATGTGCCGTACACACTAATGACGATATTTCCGACGTTcaaaaaatgacctatttaaaaaatctagTAGAAGGTCCCGCTGCAAGTTGTATCGCTGGGTTTAGACTTAgcaatgaaaattataaaaccgtCGTTGATTTACTGAAAGAGAGATATAATAATAAACAGTTACTTATTTCAGCACAtatgaaaaaattactgaaactTGAACAGGCGAATAACTTAACTAACATAGAAACATTGCGTAATGTATTTGACAACGTTGAGACACAAGTGAGAAGTCTGGAAAATTTAGATGTCACGTCTGAAAATTATGGTCCGCTATTAATACCGGTACTTATGTCGAAACTTCCAGAAGAGCTTAATTTAATTATTAGTCGTCAATTTAACGACAAAGATTGCTGGGATATGAAGTTAGTTTTAAGAGCGTTAAAATCGGAGATCGAAGTTCGTGAGAAATCTGCATATTCTTTACAACAGCCACACGATAACAACCCGTTTTCATCATCGGCATTACCAGTTCACTATTCACATCAATCGAACCGTGATCTTCCGCACAATCAGTATCAGAACAATCAGCATAATTATCGCAATCATCAGAATAATCAGAATAATTATAGATGCATATTTTGTGACAAATCGCATAAATCACAGCAATGCCGAATAATCACTAATTTCGACGCAAGGAAAAACGTGTTACGTGACAAGAAGagatgttttgtttgtttgaaaggTGGACATTTAGCCAAGTCTTGTTATTCTAAGATTAGTTGTTTAAAGTGTTCGGGTAGACACCATGTTGCTATTTGTGATAAGAAAAGGGACGTTGACCAAGGTCGTAGAGATAAGGATGGAACCGAACAAGAAAAACCAGAAAATGTTGCTGGTGCCACTTCGTTGGTTACAAGTTCAAATTCGCTCGACATTCCGAGTTCCGTTATGTTGCAAACCGCTAAAGTTAAAGTTGTTAATACTACTGATCCTTCAAAAATTGAGAACACGAGAATTTTGTTCGATAACTGTTCCCAATTAAGTTACATATCGCCCGAGTTATGTGAAAAATTGCAATTAAAGGTTGTTGGTAAGCGTGAGATTTGCATCCGTATTTTTGGTAAACATTCGTTCAAAGAAACTTTAGATAGGGTGCAGTTTTCAGTGATCGGTTTAGATGGAGATAAAATCAACGTTGATtgttatgtgaaaaatatttgtcatccTTTAACAGGACAGAATTTTAACGATTGTTTGAAGTATAAACACTTGAAAGACTTACGTTTAGCTGACAGTAACTGTAATAATAGAGATTTGAAGGTGGATGTCTTGTTGGGTGCTGATAATTATTGGAAATTTTTTGATGGTGGTATAGTTCGGGGTGAGGATGGGCCAGTTGCTTTAAATTCAAAGGTTGGGTACATTGTAAGTGGACGCATAGGGTCGAGTGAAGGTAGTAGAAGTGCAGTCTTGGTAGCAAACGTATTGAAGATTGGGGCTGAGTTTGTCGAAGATAAGTTGGATAATCAGTTGGAAAAGTTTTGGTCCTTCGAAAACGCTGGTATCGAGGAACAACCAGCTGttgaaaatttttgtgaaaatgttaAATTCAGCGCGCAGACTAAACGTTACGAGGTGCGGCTGCCTTTTAAGGATGATCACGATGTGCTCCCTGATAATTATTGTGTTTCTTCAAAGAGACTTGAATCATTGAGgcataaattgaaaaataatcccGAATTATTGCGTAATTATAACAGTATCCTCAAAGAACAGCTTGAACAAGGTATCATTGAAAGAGTTACCAACGACGATTGTACCAAAAGACAAGTTCACTATTTACCACACCGACCAGTCATTCGTGATGATAAACCAAGCACCAAAGTACGCATGGTATTCGATGCAAGTTCAAAATCGGTGGGACTGTCTTCATTAAATGATTGTTTGTATGCTGGACCATCTTTAACGGAGCCTTTATATAACGTTTTATTGCGCTTTCGATCTCACAAAGTAGCCTTCATTGCTGATATCGAGAAGGCATTTTTACAAATTAGTTTACATCCAACCGATCGTGATTTTGTTCGTTTTATTTGGTTTAAAGATTTACATAATTTATCAGACCAAAACATTGAAACTGCAGAAATTGGTATTTATAGATTGAGTAGAGTATTGTTTGGTGTAAGTTCGTCACCATTCCTCCTTAGTGCCACTCTTATTAAGCATGCTGAATCGTTTAATCATGTTGATCCTTTGTTTGTACAGAAGTTATTGAGTTCACTTCACGTTGATGATCTAACTTCCGGTGGCGCTACTGTTAATGCAGCACATGATTTTTACCAGAAATGTAAACAACGTCTCGCTGAAGCAAATTTCAATCTGCATAAATTTCATTCGAATTCCGAAGAGTTGGAACAATTAGTTACCAAACCCCATGTTGCTCATACCGGACATGTTACCAAAGTTCTTGGTGTTTTGTGGGATAAAAAGAAAGATTCGCTCTTATTCACATTCGACGACATTTTATCGTTAGCGAAGGACATACCGACAAAACGACAATTGATTAAATTTACCGCTTCCATTTATGACCCTCTTGGTCTTATTAACCCTATTGTTATGCGATTAAAAACATTGTTTCAAAAAACCTGTGTAGGTAAAATTGGTTGGGACATCGAGTTGAGTGGACAGGTTTTGGACGAGTGGCGAGTTACGTACaatgattttaaaagtttttcacaTTTGAATGTACCACGATGTTACGATGGCGGGAATATTGTTGATGTACAATTGCATGGTTTTTCTGATGCTTCTTTGAAAGGTTACGGTGCGTGTGTTTATTTGAGGTTCGAACATGCTGATGGTAGTTTTTTTACGAAGTTAGTGACGTCTAAGTCGAGAATCGCGCCAATTAAACCGGTCACGATACCTCGATTGGAGCTGTATGGTGCAGTGATGTTAGCGAAGCTGGTGAAGTATGTTCGTGATGAGTTGAGTTTGGTTTATGATATTTCTGTGACACGGTGTTGGATTGATTCGTCTATTGGTTTATATTGgattaaaaatgttaataagaAGTATGAGGTGGTTGTCGAACGGCGAGTTGGTATCATTCGTGATTTAGTTTCACCGGACAGTTGGTTTCATGTGGAGTCAAAGGCAAATCCTGCGGATATTTTGTCGAGAGGTTGTTTGGTATCTGAGTTGGTGAACAATAACTTATGGTTTTCAGGACCTGATTTCTTGCGCGACACTAACATCTCAGCTTCGAGTTTTAATTTCAGTAATTTCAAGGTTGATGATTCGACTTGTTTAATTGTTGGTAACGACGAATCAGAGGAGAGCACCGAagaagaaattgatttaaattttatgaacaTTGCACGATATTCTAATTACACACGTTTATTGCGAATTACCGCATTGGTTTTACGATTTGTTGGAAACCTCAGAAAAAAGCGTCGTAAGGAAGAATTGGTTTTACATACATTTGTTACAAAGGACGAGCAGTTGCATGCAGAAAAACTGTGGATTAAATATGCGCAAAAAGATATAATTCAACTTCCGAGTTACAAGCAGTTACAAAAAGATTTACGATTTCAAAATATTGATGGTATTATTCGTTGTAAGGGACGCTTAGAAAACGCTCCTTTAGACTTTGATACTAAGTTTCCGATATTTTTACcgaaaaaaaatcctttaactAGGCTAGTCATTTTGCATTATCATGTTCAAGTTTTGCATAATGGTTTGAAAGAAACACTTAATGCCATCAGATCGAAATTTTGGATTCCAAAAGCACGAAATTACATAAAGCAGTTAATCCGACAGTGCTATTTATGTCGTTATTATGAAGGGAAATCTTATGCGTATCCTGTTTCACCAGCATTACCGAAATCACGACTATCCAATCATCATCCGTTTAAACATACTGGTCTCGACTATGCCGGACCTTTATATGTTCGAAATGTTTATCATGGTGGAAGTATGTATAAAGCTTGGGTGTTCTTATTTACTTGTACCAGTACCAGAGCTTTACATTTGGATTTAGTTCCTGATGCTTCGTCTTCAGGTTGTATTCGTAGTCTTCGCCGATTTTTCAGTGAACGAG AAGCCGCTCCTTGGTGGGGAGGGATGTTCGAAAGACTTGTAAGATCCGTTAAACGTTGTTTAAAGAAGACTTTACACAATACCAGATTATCGTATGAAGAACTACTGACTGTTCTAGCTGAAATTCAAGCAGTTATTAATAACAGACCGCTGACATTTTTGTATGAAAACATAGGTGAGCAACCATTAACACCTAACCATTTATTATTTGGGAGAAAAATTAATTTGGAAGCCTCACATATTGATAgcgatgaaaatgaaaaagatttgtgtCAACGTTATGATCATTTGCAACGTATCATAAACCACTATTGGAATCGATGGAAATGCGAATATTTGACAGAGTTACGCGAATATCACAGAGTTGGCAAATCACGTGGTGAAACTTCTATTCGAATCAACGATGTTGTTTTAATTGAGGAAGCAAAGCAACCGAGACAAAATTGGAAAATGGGAGTCGTTGAAGAGTTCGTACCATCACGTGACGGCAAGAAACGGGGAGCTGTCGTTAGATATGTTCTCAATGGAAACACACATACAATAAGAAGACCGATAAACAAACTTTATCCTGTTGAATTAGCGAAAGACGAAgctgaaaagaaagaagaagtaAATATCACATTCATTGACGAAAATGATATCATAACGAACATTTAA